From Flavobacterium alkalisoli, the proteins below share one genomic window:
- a CDS encoding TolC family protein — MKPFLFLVFIVLIPLGAFSQEFDKDILSFSEYLGYVKKYHPMVSRANLEIDKAQAQLMQARGGFDPKIEVDFDKKQFKDTEYYSILNSSFKIPTWYGIEIKAAFDNSEGVYLNPQNSTPNQGLTSVGVTVPIGQGLFINQRMADLRNAKLQINLSQAQQRLSALDVLYNASEAYFSWLKHYNEVQMYKEYLDYAEERYKGVLKLIEQGDKPAIDSVETGISLKNRKLSLENATLKLNKARLEMANYLWINGTPVEPAEDLKPEVELIEQIETILSTGEINNTEAIITTHPKLKMLETKIEMLDIERKLKANYLLPKIDLGYYYLSEPSYFDNFRTEDYKIGLNFSFPIFLRKERGALNLTKLKLQDTKFELQQEQLQIKNKIDAQLTEIASLKRQVNLLESLVKDYQTMLEAEDRLFSFGESSIFIINSRETNLIAARIQQINIENSLLMSNAGLFKIMAVTQ, encoded by the coding sequence ATGAAACCGTTTCTCTTTCTTGTCTTTATTGTTTTAATTCCTTTGGGAGCATTTTCTCAGGAATTTGATAAAGACATACTTAGTTTTAGTGAATATTTGGGTTATGTAAAAAAGTATCACCCAATGGTGAGCCGTGCCAATCTTGAAATTGATAAAGCGCAGGCGCAACTTATGCAGGCACGTGGCGGATTTGATCCTAAAATTGAAGTGGACTTTGATAAAAAACAATTCAAGGATACAGAATATTATTCCATTTTAAACAGCAGCTTTAAAATCCCTACATGGTATGGCATCGAAATAAAGGCTGCTTTTGATAATAGTGAAGGTGTTTACCTTAATCCGCAAAACTCAACACCTAACCAGGGACTTACTTCTGTTGGTGTTACAGTACCGATTGGGCAGGGATTATTTATTAATCAGCGAATGGCCGATTTAAGGAACGCTAAACTACAAATAAACCTTAGTCAGGCTCAACAGCGCCTTTCTGCTTTAGATGTGCTGTATAATGCTTCTGAGGCTTATTTTTCATGGCTTAAACATTATAATGAGGTACAAATGTATAAAGAGTATCTTGATTATGCAGAAGAGCGCTATAAGGGTGTTTTAAAGCTTATAGAACAGGGAGATAAACCTGCCATTGATAGTGTTGAAACAGGCATATCTCTAAAAAACCGTAAGTTAAGCTTAGAAAATGCGACTCTTAAATTAAATAAAGCCAGGCTGGAAATGGCTAACTATTTATGGATTAACGGGACTCCGGTAGAACCTGCAGAAGATTTAAAACCGGAAGTGGAACTTATTGAGCAGATTGAAACCATATTAAGCACAGGAGAGATAAATAATACCGAAGCCATCATTACAACGCATCCAAAACTTAAAATGCTGGAAACCAAAATTGAGATGCTGGACATTGAAAGAAAACTCAAGGCCAATTATTTACTTCCAAAAATTGATTTAGGGTATTATTATCTTTCAGAGCCCTCCTATTTTGACAATTTCCGCACAGAAGATTACAAGATAGGACTTAACTTCTCCTTCCCTATTTTTTTAAGGAAAGAAAGAGGAGCCTTAAACTTAACTAAGCTAAAGCTACAGGATACAAAGTTTGAACTGCAACAGGAACAGTTACAAATTAAAAATAAGATTGATGCACAGCTTACAGAAATAGCATCGCTAAAGAGGCAGGTAAACCTTTTGGAAAGCCTTGTAAAAGATTACCAGACAATGCTTGAAGCTGAAGACCGTCTTTTTTCGTTTGGGGAAAGTTCCATCTTTATTATCAATTCCCGTGAGACCAATCTTATAGCTGCAAGAATACAGCAAATTAATATTGAAAACAGTTTATTGATGAGCAATGCAGGCCTTTTTAAAATTATGGCGGTTACGCAATAG
- a CDS encoding alanine dehydrogenase, with translation MSLTPFTKQQLLPQEEKLEVGKQRSNLFIGIPKETSYQERRICLTPDAVTSLTAHGHRVMIEAGAGLSSSYTDKEYSDAGAEITNDTKKVFGCPVILKVEPPTVKEIEMMNQQTLIISAIQLKTQKKEYFEALTSKKITALAFEFIKDEDGSYPAVKSLSEIAGTASVLIASELMINQKIGKGLLLGNITGVPPTEVVIVGAGTVAEYAARTALGLGANVKVFDNSINKLRRLQNNLNQRIFTSTIQEKVLLKALMRCDVAIGAMRGKERTPIVVSETMVEHMKKGAVIIDVCIDTGGCFETSEITTHEKPTFIKNNVIHYCVPNIPSRYSKTASMSISNIISPFLLQMAEDGGIESSIRCNYGLKHGIYFYHGLLTNRSIADWFNIPFRDINLLIF, from the coding sequence ATGTCGTTAACACCGTTTACAAAACAGCAATTGCTTCCGCAGGAGGAGAAACTTGAAGTAGGAAAGCAACGAAGTAACCTGTTTATAGGTATTCCCAAAGAAACATCTTATCAGGAAAGAAGAATTTGCCTAACACCCGATGCAGTAACTTCGCTTACGGCTCATGGCCACCGTGTTATGATTGAAGCAGGTGCAGGATTGAGTTCCAGCTATACTGATAAAGAATACAGCGACGCAGGCGCCGAAATAACAAATGATACAAAAAAAGTATTTGGCTGCCCGGTTATTCTTAAAGTAGAACCACCTACAGTTAAGGAGATTGAGATGATGAATCAGCAAACACTTATCATCTCTGCCATTCAGTTAAAAACCCAGAAAAAAGAATATTTTGAGGCTCTGACTTCTAAAAAAATAACAGCCCTGGCTTTTGAATTCATTAAGGACGAAGACGGCTCTTACCCTGCCGTAAAATCGTTAAGTGAAATTGCAGGAACCGCATCTGTGCTTATAGCATCAGAGTTAATGATAAACCAAAAAATAGGTAAAGGCCTTCTGTTGGGTAATATCACCGGTGTTCCTCCTACTGAGGTTGTTATTGTGGGCGCAGGAACGGTTGCCGAATATGCTGCCAGAACCGCGCTTGGACTTGGTGCTAACGTAAAAGTGTTTGATAATTCCATCAATAAGCTGCGCAGGTTGCAAAACAATCTTAACCAACGCATTTTTACATCAACCATACAGGAAAAGGTATTATTAAAAGCCCTTATGCGTTGTGATGTAGCCATAGGTGCAATGCGCGGAAAAGAACGTACTCCTATTGTAGTTAGCGAAACCATGGTAGAGCACATGAAAAAAGGTGCTGTTATTATTGATGTTTGTATTGATACGGGTGGATGCTTTGAAACTTCGGAAATTACCACTCACGAAAAGCCGACATTTATTAAGAACAATGTAATTCACTATTGCGTTCCTAATATACCGTCACGCTATTCTAAAACGGCTTCAATGTCTATCAGTAATATCATTAGTCCGTTTTTACTTCAAATGGCCGAAGATGGTGGTATAGAAAGCTCAATACGCTGTAATTATGGTTTAAAACACGGTATATATTTCTATCACGGGTTACTAACCAACAGATCTATAGCCGACTGGTTTAATATACCATTTAGAGATATTAATCTCTTAATATTTTAA
- a CDS encoding GNAT family N-acetyltransferase, with protein sequence MITIREYTPLDRESLIKLLRLNIPKYFAPEEEQDLIDYLDKHIYSYFVILLHNEIVGAGGFNISEDKTTGILSWDFFHPEHQGAGLGTTFTLYRIKKLKEIKTITKIMVRTSQLAYKFYQKFGFETQEIVKDYWGKDLDLYRMENSLEKIN encoded by the coding sequence ATGATTACAATAAGAGAATATACTCCTCTTGATAGAGAATCTCTTATAAAGCTGCTTCGTCTTAATATTCCAAAATATTTTGCTCCCGAAGAAGAACAGGACCTTATTGATTATCTGGATAAACACATTTACAGCTATTTTGTAATATTACTGCATAACGAAATTGTAGGTGCGGGAGGCTTTAATATTTCTGAAGATAAAACCACAGGTATTCTTTCGTGGGATTTTTTTCATCCGGAGCATCAGGGCGCCGGACTTGGTACTACCTTTACCCTATACAGGATTAAGAAATTAAAAGAAATTAAAACCATTACAAAAATAATGGTGCGCACCTCTCAGCTGGCCTACAAATTCTACCAGAAATTTGGTTTTGAAACTCAGGAAATCGTGAAAGATTACTGGGGTAAAGACCTGGACTTATACAGAATGGAAAATAGTCTAGAAAAAATTAATTAG
- a CDS encoding peptidase domain-containing ABC transporter yields MTPLKRFYNLLKLDKKDIYQIIFYAAFSGLISLSLPLGVQAIVNFIQGGQISISWIVLIIIVTLGVALVGILTLMQLRITENLQQKIFIRSSFEFAYRLPKLSFNALYDKYPPEVANRFFDTLTIQKGTSKLLLDFTTALLQVSLGLILLSLYHPFFIIFGVLLVGILYIIFKFSFQEGLNTSLKESTFKYKVAYWLQEIARNKNTFGRKSNFDFSLNKNDKLVNNYVSFREKHFNVIKRQFSQLILYKVFITAGLLSVGGFLVLSQKMNIGQFVAAEIIILLIINSVEKIIIGLETLYDVLTAVEKIGVVTDLEIQEDFKSNKSDLFENEITLETEEMSYRYPDNDIDIIKKVSLKILPSEKVFITGNNNSGKTTLVRLLSGFLIPSSGTLYANDNIIKKSDNGCYKDRIGVVMQDDTLFEGTLLENLTFNNPYIQGEDIKWALNAVGLTTIVKRLPMGLETQINPDGRQLTRSVIQKIMIARAIITRPKILFLEEPTISMDTESAQKITDFLVSPQNNWTVIVSSVDQYWEKTCDRLIEMNNGEIVNDIKITGNA; encoded by the coding sequence ATGACCCCATTAAAACGATTTTATAATTTACTGAAACTGGATAAAAAAGACATTTATCAAATAATTTTTTATGCAGCTTTCTCCGGGCTTATAAGCCTCTCTTTACCTCTGGGTGTACAAGCCATAGTTAATTTTATACAGGGAGGTCAGATAAGTATATCATGGATAGTACTAATAATAATAGTAACCCTGGGGGTAGCATTGGTGGGCATTCTTACACTGATGCAGTTAAGAATAACGGAAAACCTTCAGCAGAAAATATTCATACGATCTTCATTTGAGTTTGCATACCGCTTACCAAAACTAAGCTTTAATGCACTTTATGATAAATATCCCCCTGAAGTAGCTAATCGTTTTTTTGATACCCTAACCATACAAAAAGGGACATCAAAACTGTTACTGGACTTCACTACTGCCCTGTTACAGGTTAGTCTTGGGTTAATATTACTATCTCTTTATCACCCGTTCTTTATAATATTTGGTGTATTACTGGTAGGGATACTCTATATAATCTTTAAATTTTCATTTCAGGAAGGGTTAAATACCAGCCTTAAAGAATCTACATTTAAATACAAGGTAGCTTACTGGCTACAGGAAATAGCCCGTAATAAAAATACATTTGGAAGAAAAAGTAATTTTGATTTCTCCCTTAATAAAAATGATAAACTGGTAAACAACTATGTATCGTTTAGGGAAAAACACTTTAATGTAATAAAAAGACAGTTCTCCCAGCTTATATTATATAAGGTTTTTATAACAGCCGGTCTTCTGTCTGTTGGTGGTTTTTTAGTGCTTAGTCAAAAAATGAACATCGGACAGTTTGTTGCTGCCGAAATTATAATCCTTCTTATTATTAACTCAGTAGAGAAAATCATCATTGGTCTTGAAACCCTATACGATGTACTTACTGCTGTTGAAAAAATAGGTGTGGTAACAGATCTTGAAATTCAGGAAGATTTTAAAAGTAATAAATCAGATCTTTTTGAGAATGAGATTACTTTAGAAACTGAGGAAATGAGTTACCGTTACCCGGATAACGATATTGATATCATTAAAAAAGTTAGCCTGAAAATCTTACCGTCTGAAAAAGTGTTTATTACCGGTAATAATAATTCCGGCAAAACAACATTAGTGAGGTTACTTTCCGGTTTTTTAATTCCTTCTTCCGGAACACTTTATGCAAACGATAATATCATAAAAAAATCAGATAACGGGTGCTATAAAGACCGCATAGGTGTAGTTATGCAGGATGACACACTTTTTGAAGGTACACTTTTGGAGAATTTAACCTTTAATAATCCCTACATTCAGGGTGAAGATATTAAATGGGCTTTAAACGCTGTTGGCCTTACTACAATAGTTAAAAGGCTGCCTATGGGACTGGAAACACAAATTAATCCTGACGGAAGACAGTTAACAAGATCGGTAATCCAAAAGATAATGATTGCACGAGCCATAATTACACGTCCTAAAATATTGTTCCTGGAAGAACCAACCATAAGTATGGATACTGAAAGTGCCCAAAAGATTACCGACTTTTTGGTTAGTCCTCAAAACAACTGGACGGTTATCGTATCATCGGTTGACCAGTATTGGGAAAAAACCTGCGACAGGCTTATTGAAATGAACAACGGAGAGATTGTTAACGACATTAAAATAACAGGCAATGCTTAA
- a CDS encoding HlyD family secretion protein translates to MLNISDNNPVKIENGTGYETIKVLNNRPHYKILNRIIVFVCVICFAGLFLPWTQNIRGTGSVTTLKPDQRPQTIHSAIAGRIEKWYVQEGDFVNKGDTIVFISEIKEEYFDPNLVENTKQQVDAKKMAKESYDNKVVALESQMQSLNTELGLKLEQGRNKIKQAQLKVKSDSMDLAAVNTQLTIAKTQFDRAVTLNREGLKPLTDVEEKRLKLQEAEAKIITQENKLLGSKNELINARVEINRIRAEYTEKISKAGSDKYTALSSLYDTEAQVTKLENQYVNYSIRNGLYYIKAPQSGYINKALLSGIGETIKEGTSVVSIMPAGYDIAVETYVDPIDLPLIRKGSKIRVWFDGWPTIVFSGWPGMSYGTFGGRVVAIENFISPNGKYRVLVSPDKDEQDWPEQLSIGAGAQTIALLDNVPVWYEIWRNLNGFPPNYYSAQTDKTASSKDNQKK, encoded by the coding sequence ATGCTTAATATATCTGATAATAACCCGGTTAAAATTGAAAACGGTACGGGATATGAGACCATAAAAGTGCTTAACAACAGGCCTCATTATAAAATCCTGAACAGGATAATTGTTTTTGTTTGTGTTATATGTTTTGCAGGTCTGTTTTTACCGTGGACACAAAACATTAGAGGTACAGGATCTGTAACAACACTAAAACCCGACCAAAGGCCACAAACCATTCACTCTGCCATAGCAGGAAGAATTGAAAAATGGTATGTACAGGAAGGTGATTTTGTAAACAAAGGCGATACCATTGTATTTATTTCTGAAATTAAGGAAGAATACTTTGACCCTAACCTTGTAGAAAACACCAAGCAGCAGGTAGATGCCAAAAAAATGGCTAAAGAATCCTATGACAATAAGGTAGTGGCTTTAGAAAGCCAAATGCAGTCTTTAAATACCGAATTAGGGTTAAAACTTGAACAGGGGCGCAATAAAATAAAGCAGGCACAGCTAAAAGTTAAGAGCGACAGTATGGACCTTGCTGCTGTAAATACGCAGCTTACAATTGCAAAAACACAGTTTGACCGTGCCGTAACCCTTAACCGTGAAGGTTTAAAACCTTTAACCGACGTAGAGGAAAAAAGGCTTAAGCTACAGGAAGCAGAGGCTAAAATAATTACACAGGAAAACAAACTCCTTGGATCAAAAAATGAGCTTATTAATGCTCGTGTAGAAATTAACCGAATAAGGGCTGAGTATACCGAAAAGATTTCTAAGGCGGGAAGTGATAAATATACTGCCCTAAGCAGTCTTTATGATACCGAGGCACAGGTTACAAAACTGGAAAACCAATATGTTAACTATAGCATCCGTAATGGTTTGTATTACATAAAAGCACCACAAAGCGGTTATATAAATAAGGCTTTACTAAGCGGTATAGGAGAAACCATTAAAGAAGGTACTTCTGTAGTAAGTATTATGCCTGCGGGCTATGATATTGCTGTAGAAACCTATGTAGACCCTATAGATTTACCTTTAATAAGGAAAGGGTCAAAAATAAGGGTATGGTTTGACGGGTGGCCTACAATAGTATTTTCCGGATGGCCGGGAATGTCTTATGGTACATTTGGCGGGCGTGTAGTGGCAATAGAAAACTTTATAAGCCCTAACGGTAAATACAGGGTACTTGTATCTCCTGATAAGGATGAGCAGGACTGGCCGGAACAATTGAGTATCGGTGCCGGTGCACAAACAATAGCCTTGCTTGATAATGTACCTGTATGGTATGAGATATGGCGAAACCTAAACGGCTTCCCTCCTAACTATTACAGCGCGCAAACTGATAAAACAGCTTCATCAAAAGATAACCAAAAGAAATAA
- a CDS encoding DUF6642 family protein, giving the protein MEYDKFIFCLEAVNDVETDTETEVVRNLEKLAYEGIDSIYKSCDTIEGMEESLQILLYNDHNFKNYEIIYLVMKGEANNICLNGYYYSIEEIAELFEGRMKGKVIHFANSKILDLDEEEAQYFLDITGAKAISGYGIPFSGVSSINLDKIFFSLFQDSDDVVDIVEELHEKTYALCKRLDFRLYY; this is encoded by the coding sequence ATGGAATACGATAAGTTTATATTTTGCCTTGAGGCTGTTAATGATGTTGAAACAGATACCGAAACAGAAGTAGTAAGGAATCTGGAAAAGTTGGCTTATGAAGGAATAGACAGTATTTACAAGAGTTGTGATACAATAGAGGGAATGGAAGAAAGCCTTCAGATATTGCTTTATAATGACCATAATTTTAAAAATTATGAAATTATTTACCTGGTAATGAAAGGGGAGGCAAACAATATATGCCTTAACGGTTACTACTACAGTATTGAAGAAATAGCCGAGCTTTTTGAAGGAAGAATGAAAGGAAAAGTAATTCACTTTGCTAATTCAAAAATTTTAGATCTTGACGAAGAAGAAGCTCAGTATTTTTTAGATATTACAGGAGCTAAGGCCATTTCAGGATACGGAATTCCTTTTAGCGGTGTAAGCAGCATTAATTTGGACAAGATATTCTTCAGCCTTTTTCAGGATAGTGATGATGTAGTTGATATTGTAGAAGAGCTGCATGAAAAAACCTATGCGCTTTGTAAAAGGCTTGATTTTAGGTTGTATTATTAA
- a CDS encoding sulfite exporter TauE/SafE family protein, producing MENTLLLIIVGLIIGTVGTLIGAGGGFILVPFLLFFYPQFEPETVTAISIAVVALNSISGSFAYARSGRIDYKAGVTFALYTIPGSILGVWTVKYIDQKTFNIIFGILLVVLSIYLFFKNRKVVAQKITQVTGKGYKHTKLTDKAGTTYEYSYKQSFGAIISVFVGYISPLLGIGGGIIHVPAMVNWLRFPVHIATATSHFILAVMATVSVITHAFSGTYSNNEIILTIVYLSLGVVPGAQLGAYFSHRIKSHIIIRALAVCLIIVGFRILFYKR from the coding sequence TTGGAAAACACACTACTACTCATCATTGTTGGATTAATTATAGGAACTGTCGGAACACTTATTGGAGCTGGAGGAGGCTTTATCCTTGTTCCTTTTCTTTTGTTCTTTTACCCTCAGTTTGAACCTGAAACCGTAACCGCAATCTCTATAGCTGTAGTTGCCTTAAATTCCATATCGGGTTCATTTGCCTATGCACGATCAGGAAGGATAGATTATAAAGCAGGTGTTACATTTGCCTTATACACCATCCCGGGATCTATATTAGGTGTATGGACCGTTAAATATATAGACCAAAAAACATTTAATATTATCTTCGGTATACTACTCGTTGTATTATCAATCTACCTTTTCTTCAAAAACCGAAAGGTTGTTGCACAAAAAATAACTCAGGTTACCGGAAAAGGATACAAGCACACTAAACTTACCGATAAGGCCGGAACAACTTATGAATATAGCTACAAACAATCTTTTGGAGCTATAATAAGTGTATTTGTAGGCTACATCTCCCCTCTTTTAGGTATTGGCGGAGGTATTATACACGTACCCGCAATGGTAAACTGGTTGCGTTTCCCTGTTCATATTGCAACAGCTACCTCACACTTTATTTTAGCTGTAATGGCTACGGTTAGTGTTATTACCCATGCCTTTAGCGGAACATACAGCAATAACGAAATTATTCTTACCATCGTTTATCTAAGCTTAGGAGTAGTACCCGGAGCTCAGTTAGGAGCCTATTTTTCTCACAGGATAAAAAGCCATATTATCATAAGGGCATTAGCTGTATGCCTAATTATTGTAGGCTTCAGGATATTATTCTACAAGAGATGA
- a CDS encoding TetR/AcrR family transcriptional regulator yields the protein MRVVLSNVKLIINENVYVKDPESSALGKKILNESILLIDEMGFEAFTFKKLGQKIESNESSIYRYFENKHKLLIYLTSWYWSWMEYRLVFETANLESANERLKKAILLFTEEIEDDLSTEHINESVLQRIIISDFTKTILTKEVDLENRNGFFLIYKRVIHRISQLIKEVNSNYPYPDSLASSIIEGALHQHFLKQHLKSITNCDDLITPADFYMDMINKVLN from the coding sequence ATGCGAGTTGTTCTGTCTAACGTTAAATTGATTATAAACGAAAATGTTTATGTAAAAGATCCCGAAAGTTCAGCATTGGGTAAAAAAATATTGAATGAAAGTATCTTGCTTATAGATGAGATGGGCTTTGAAGCTTTTACTTTCAAAAAACTGGGACAAAAAATTGAAAGTAACGAAAGTTCTATATACCGATACTTTGAAAACAAACACAAACTCTTAATATATCTTACTTCGTGGTACTGGAGTTGGATGGAATATCGTTTAGTTTTTGAAACCGCTAATCTTGAAAGTGCAAATGAGAGGCTGAAAAAAGCAATTTTATTGTTTACTGAAGAGATTGAGGATGATTTATCTACCGAACATATTAACGAATCTGTATTACAACGAATAATTATATCAGATTTTACAAAAACAATTTTAACGAAGGAAGTTGATTTAGAAAACAGAAATGGTTTCTTTTTAATCTATAAACGGGTAATACATCGTATTTCACAACTGATAAAAGAGGTAAACAGTAATTACCCCTATCCCGACTCCCTTGCAAGTTCTATAATTGAAGGGGCTTTGCACCAGCATTTTTTAAAGCAACATTTAAAGTCCATAACTAACTGCGATGATTTAATTACGCCAGCTGATTTTTATATGGATATGATTAACAAAGTTTTAAATTAA
- a CDS encoding RluA family pseudouridine synthase, which yields MVSNPKDRITYFPESLINDIDLPERFTFPFFYEPHPLTKIATAQLQEYLENQTDLNHNFGLIENQPGLVIGKMFGVLVIQDEEGRLGYLSAFSGKLADSNDHPMFVPPVFDMLVEDSFFLKEQYILNSINDKVKEIEQDERYIELKEDLEKFTAQSVKEIAAFKKRLKSNKAYRKSLRDRRKNIINETDYARFEAYLIRFSHYDNHQFSLLSNQWKKTLEEVHLEVAKYENTIESLKKERREKSAALQQQLFEQYAFLNKDLKEKSLHSIFSDTVFGKPPAGAGECATPKLLQYAFLHGFKPIVMAEFWWGASPKSEVRKHKQYYPACTGKCKPILKHMLEGMPVDDNPFLINQGEGKKLETVYEDDHLIVVNKPAELLSVPGILVQDSVYSRLQAMWEDIEPLIIHRLDMSTSGLLVVAKTKEAHKNIQKQFLKRTVTKRYTALLSRAIDGQEGEINLPLRGDLDNRPRQLVCFEHGKKAITRWKVVEKTDSTTKIHFWPLTGRTHQLRMHSAHELGLNAPIVGDDLYGTAAERLHLHAAYLEFVHPVTEEKISFEAPEGF from the coding sequence GTGGTAAGCAATCCAAAAGACAGAATTACGTATTTTCCTGAGAGCCTGATAAATGATATAGATTTACCGGAGCGCTTTACTTTTCCGTTTTTTTACGAACCCCACCCGCTCACTAAAATTGCTACAGCTCAATTACAGGAATACTTAGAAAATCAAACTGATTTAAACCATAACTTCGGACTTATAGAAAATCAACCCGGACTAGTTATAGGTAAAATGTTTGGGGTATTGGTAATTCAGGACGAAGAAGGCAGATTAGGATATCTTTCGGCTTTTTCAGGAAAACTTGCCGATTCTAATGACCATCCTATGTTTGTACCTCCTGTTTTTGATATGCTTGTGGAAGACAGTTTTTTTCTTAAGGAACAATACATACTTAACAGCATTAATGATAAGGTTAAGGAAATTGAACAGGATGAAAGATATATCGAGCTAAAAGAGGATTTAGAAAAATTTACGGCACAGTCTGTAAAAGAAATAGCAGCGTTTAAAAAACGTTTAAAAAGCAATAAGGCTTACAGAAAAAGCCTGCGTGACCGTAGGAAAAATATAATAAACGAGACTGACTATGCTCGTTTTGAAGCATACTTAATACGCTTTAGCCATTATGACAACCACCAGTTCTCACTTCTTTCCAATCAATGGAAAAAAACTCTGGAAGAGGTGCATCTCGAAGTGGCAAAATATGAAAATACTATTGAAAGTCTCAAGAAAGAAAGAAGGGAAAAATCGGCAGCATTACAGCAACAGCTTTTTGAGCAATATGCTTTCTTAAATAAAGACCTCAAAGAAAAAAGTCTTCACTCCATATTTAGCGATACCGTTTTTGGCAAACCTCCTGCCGGTGCAGGTGAATGTGCAACTCCTAAATTACTTCAATATGCTTTCCTTCACGGATTCAAACCTATAGTAATGGCTGAGTTTTGGTGGGGAGCATCTCCAAAATCTGAAGTCAGGAAGCACAAACAATACTATCCTGCCTGTACAGGTAAATGCAAGCCTATCCTAAAACACATGCTGGAAGGGATGCCTGTAGATGATAATCCATTCCTTATCAACCAAGGCGAAGGAAAAAAACTAGAGACAGTTTATGAAGATGATCATCTAATCGTGGTTAATAAACCTGCTGAACTGCTTTCAGTTCCCGGCATATTGGTTCAGGATTCCGTTTATTCAAGGCTTCAGGCTATGTGGGAAGATATTGAGCCTCTTATTATACATAGACTTGATATGTCTACATCAGGCCTTTTAGTGGTAGCAAAAACCAAAGAAGCACATAAAAACATACAAAAACAGTTTTTAAAACGAACTGTAACCAAACGATATACTGCACTGCTTTCCAGAGCCATAGACGGACAGGAAGGTGAAATAAACTTACCATTGCGTGGTGATCTGGATAACAGACCAAGACAGCTTGTTTGTTTTGAGCATGGTAAAAAAGCCATTACAAGATGGAAAGTTGTTGAAAAAACAGATAGTACAACTAAGATTCACTTTTGGCCACTTACGGGGCGTACACATCAGTTACGTATGCACTCGGCACATGAGTTGGGCCTTAACGCTCCTATTGTAGGGGACGATTTGTATGGAACCGCTGCAGAGAGACTTCACCTACATGCAGCTTATCTTGAATTTGTACATCCAGTAACAGAAGAAAAAATAAGTTTTGAAGCACCTGAAGGATTTTAA